From a single Nostoc sp. MS1 genomic region:
- a CDS encoding acyl-CoA dehydrogenase → MQPLKQYWIAEALEKDLGDPTNPDSVMSFKQVIDLDEKEEFPHEIINWLYNWKLQHYYIPAECGGEFTSFDEFIAFVRVLSRRDQTSAIAFTTMFWSYLTWMAGTDEQKRTLASFMKDANGAMCLAYSEKAHGSDLLASDVRAKKVPGGYILNGEKWPINRATISGVTFVLAKTDEAGGARSLSLFMVEKSKIDPANYTHLPKIYTHGIRGSDMSGIRFENCFIPESMRLGAEGVGLELALKGFQITRALCAAFSQGAADTALRTTLKFALGRQLYGKTVFDMPQPKRTLTDAFLDILICDCATIGVARGFNTMPEQISVWSAVVKYFVTTTLETVVQNVSVVLGSRFYMREEHDWGIFQKVLRDNAIISMFDGSTVVNLHALLLQLRQLTKSRVKNAGRNQDTLQARLQATFDLTQPLPAFDGKKLELVNRGGDDVLQGLELALTSLSDLQTDSHLNSEVLQQIIQLLQMVQEELKTLDHQITESTFQFGHEQAPEVFDIAKQYCVLHAASSCVYMWLYNRHHLGDFFASGEWLALSLRKLLLTFRPAKALPTRLSDEAVSQELVRLYNHNRMFSIVPFQLAQPQQEEITTDATQRLQLQA, encoded by the coding sequence ATGCAGCCACTCAAGCAATATTGGATCGCTGAAGCATTAGAGAAGGACTTAGGCGACCCCACCAACCCAGATAGTGTAATGTCATTCAAACAGGTAATTGACCTGGATGAAAAAGAAGAGTTTCCCCATGAGATCATCAACTGGCTCTACAACTGGAAACTCCAGCACTACTACATTCCCGCAGAGTGCGGTGGTGAATTTACCTCCTTCGATGAGTTTATCGCCTTTGTGCGGGTGCTTTCCCGTCGTGACCAAACAAGTGCGATCGCCTTTACCACCATGTTCTGGTCATACCTGACATGGATGGCAGGCACAGACGAGCAGAAGCGCACCTTGGCCAGCTTTATGAAAGATGCTAACGGGGCAATGTGCCTCGCCTACTCAGAAAAAGCCCACGGTAGCGATTTGCTAGCTAGTGATGTCCGCGCCAAAAAAGTTCCCGGTGGCTACATCCTCAACGGCGAAAAATGGCCCATTAACCGCGCCACCATCTCCGGTGTTACCTTCGTCTTAGCCAAAACCGACGAAGCAGGCGGTGCGCGTAGCCTTTCTCTATTCATGGTAGAAAAGAGCAAAATTGACCCCGCCAACTACACCCACCTACCAAAAATCTACACCCACGGCATTCGCGGTTCTGATATGAGCGGTATCCGCTTTGAGAACTGCTTCATCCCCGAATCTATGCGGTTAGGTGCAGAAGGTGTAGGGTTAGAACTGGCACTCAAAGGCTTCCAAATCACTCGCGCCTTGTGTGCTGCCTTTTCCCAAGGAGCTGCTGATACCGCCCTGCGGACTACCCTCAAGTTTGCTTTGGGAAGACAGTTATATGGGAAAACCGTCTTTGATATGCCCCAACCCAAACGCACATTGACAGATGCGTTTCTAGATATCCTGATTTGTGACTGTGCAACCATTGGCGTTGCCCGTGGCTTTAACACCATGCCAGAGCAAATCAGCGTTTGGTCAGCCGTGGTGAAATACTTCGTCACCACCACCTTAGAAACAGTCGTGCAGAATGTCTCTGTCGTTTTGGGGTCACGCTTTTACATGCGTGAGGAACACGACTGGGGCATTTTCCAAAAAGTACTGCGGGATAACGCCATCATCAGTATGTTTGATGGCAGTACTGTAGTTAACCTCCATGCCCTGTTGCTGCAACTACGTCAGCTAACCAAGTCCCGCGTCAAAAACGCGGGACGCAACCAAGACACCTTACAAGCACGTTTACAAGCCACCTTTGATTTAACCCAGCCCCTACCTGCTTTTGATGGGAAGAAACTGGAACTAGTCAACCGGGGTGGAGATGATGTGCTGCAAGGACTAGAACTAGCGCTGACATCCCTATCTGATTTACAAACAGACTCCCACCTCAATAGTGAGGTGTTGCAGCAAATTATCCAACTGCTCCAGATGGTGCAGGAAGAGTTGAAGACTCTTGATCATCAGATTACAGAGTCTACCTTCCAGTTTGGGCATGAACAAGCACCAGAAGTCTTCGACATAGCAAAACAATACTGCGTTCTGCACGCGGCTTCTAGCTGTGTTTATATGTGGCTTTACAACCGTCATCATTTAGGAGACTTCTTTGCTAGCGGTGAGTGGTTGGCTCTAAGCCTCCGCAAACTGCTGCTAACCTTCCGCCCTGCCAAAGCATTGCCAACGCGCCTAAGCGACGAGGCAGTTAGCCAAGAGTTAGTCCGGTTGTACAACCACAATCGGATGTTTTCTATCGTTCCATTCCAATTAGCACAACCTCAGCAAGAAGAGATTACGACCGATGCAACTCAAAGACTCCAACTCCAAGCCTAG
- a CDS encoding fatty acyl-AMP ligase, which yields MTNVSTLVELLRARATHQPDKLAYTFLVDGKTEGPKLTYQELDRLARAIGALLQKHHAQGERILLLYPQGLDVMAAFLGSLYGGVIAIPAPPPDAGRLKRALPRLRAIVKDANAKFVFTNQHLLSVLQAAKLDFPEFEEMTWFASEEIDLELADQWQYPDIKPDTLAYLQYTSGSTSTPKGVMISHHNIMHHCSCLQKACGYDDESVSITWMPYFHDYGLVEGLTVPIYNGHPCYVMSPMSFVKQPVRWLQAISRYRGTHSQAPNFAYEQCIRRVSDQQLATLDLSSWVAAGNAAEPINPKVLEEFFEKFAPCGFKWETFAPAYGLAENTLLVSTSSRNKPPVLCLVEKSQIEQNKIVEATHWHDGVRAIPGCGRLVCETQVAIVNPDTLQRCAPDEVGEVWVADPSVAGGYWQRPQESESTFRAQIADTQAGPFLRTGDLGFMWGGELFITGRIKDLIIIRGTNHYPQDLEWTVQQIHPALRPDYGAAFSIDVDGVEQLVVVQEVKRNAEEFNPDEVLTNIKQAIAEIHELQAYAVVLVKAGNVLKTSSGKIQRRACKASFLGGELEVLADWSENPKYTASYRRLQGEVDSLLQKVQVAH from the coding sequence ATGACAAACGTCTCTACCCTCGTTGAACTACTACGCGCTCGTGCTACTCATCAGCCGGACAAGCTCGCCTATACGTTCCTCGTTGACGGGAAAACAGAAGGCCCCAAATTAACATACCAAGAACTGGATCGTCTAGCCCGTGCCATTGGTGCATTGTTGCAGAAACATCATGCCCAAGGAGAACGTATTTTGCTGCTTTATCCACAGGGATTAGATGTCATGGCAGCATTTCTGGGAAGTCTTTACGGCGGAGTCATCGCTATACCAGCCCCCCCTCCTGATGCTGGTAGATTAAAACGTGCTTTGCCTCGGTTAAGGGCAATTGTCAAGGATGCAAATGCCAAATTTGTTTTCACCAACCAGCACTTATTGAGTGTTCTGCAAGCAGCCAAACTAGACTTTCCCGAATTTGAGGAAATGACTTGGTTTGCCAGTGAAGAAATCGACTTAGAACTAGCAGACCAATGGCAATACCCAGATATTAAGCCGGATACTTTGGCATATTTGCAATATACCTCCGGCTCCACTTCTACACCCAAAGGTGTGATGATTAGTCACCACAACATCATGCACCACTGCTCCTGCCTACAAAAAGCCTGTGGTTATGATGATGAGAGTGTTTCCATCACCTGGATGCCATACTTCCATGATTACGGACTGGTAGAAGGGCTGACCGTGCCAATCTACAACGGACATCCCTGCTATGTCATGTCTCCCATGTCCTTTGTGAAACAGCCAGTACGTTGGTTACAAGCAATTTCTCGCTATCGTGGTACTCATAGCCAAGCGCCGAACTTCGCTTATGAACAGTGTATTCGCCGCGTCAGCGATCAACAATTAGCTACCCTCGATTTGAGCAGTTGGGTGGCAGCTGGTAACGCCGCAGAACCAATTAACCCCAAAGTTTTGGAAGAATTTTTTGAGAAGTTTGCCCCCTGTGGCTTTAAGTGGGAAACCTTCGCCCCTGCTTATGGTTTGGCAGAAAATACCCTGTTGGTGTCCACAAGCTCCAGAAACAAACCACCTGTTCTCTGCTTGGTAGAAAAATCGCAAATTGAGCAGAACAAAATTGTGGAAGCGACTCACTGGCATGATGGAGTCCGGGCTATACCTGGATGCGGTCGTTTAGTTTGTGAAACACAGGTAGCAATTGTTAACCCAGATACTTTACAACGTTGTGCGCCTGATGAAGTCGGTGAAGTATGGGTAGCAGACCCCAGCGTGGCAGGTGGTTATTGGCAACGCCCACAAGAAAGCGAAAGCACCTTCCGCGCTCAGATTGCCGATACACAAGCAGGCCCCTTCCTGCGTACAGGTGATTTAGGCTTTATGTGGGGTGGCGAGTTATTTATTACCGGACGGATCAAAGACTTAATTATTATCCGGGGTACTAACCACTATCCCCAAGATTTGGAGTGGACTGTACAGCAAATTCACCCAGCCCTACGCCCAGACTACGGCGCAGCCTTCTCTATCGATGTGGATGGAGTCGAACAACTGGTAGTTGTTCAAGAAGTGAAACGCAATGCCGAAGAGTTTAATCCAGACGAGGTTTTGACCAATATTAAGCAAGCGATCGCCGAAATTCATGAATTACAAGCATATGCTGTAGTGCTTGTCAAGGCCGGTAATGTCCTCAAGACTTCCAGTGGCAAAATTCAACGACGGGCTTGCAAAGCCAGCTTCCTCGGTGGTGAGTTGGAAGTTTTAGCTGACTGGAGTGAAAACCCCAAATATACAGCCAGTTATCGGCGACTACAAGGGGAAGTAGATTCCTTGCTCCAAAAAGTGCAAGTTGCTCACTAA
- a CDS encoding YgfZ/GcvT domain-containing protein → MPTSAIDGKDAAAIQAATAGVAVCDRSHWGRIRVGDDERLRFLHNQSTNDFQKLKPGQGCDTVMVTSTARTIDLVSGYVLDDAVLLLVSPNRREFLLQWLDRYIFFADKVQLTDITEETATFSIIGAGSDAVMEKLGAGAIIDQAYGNHITLDGGVIVAVGSGLASPGYTLILPVDQKQQVWQKILELGAVELSDRAWDTLRILQGRPAPDAELTDDYNPLEVGLWQTISFNKGCYIGQETIARLNTYKGVKQYLWGIRLNAPAQVGDTITIGEEKAGKLTSYTETPDGHFGLGYIRSKAGGVGLKVQVGNVEGEIVEIPFVSHEYP, encoded by the coding sequence ATGCCAACATCTGCAATTGACGGTAAAGACGCAGCCGCTATCCAAGCTGCAACAGCAGGAGTTGCTGTATGCGATCGCTCTCATTGGGGACGTATCCGTGTTGGGGATGATGAGCGTCTGCGGTTTTTACACAATCAAAGCACTAATGATTTCCAAAAGCTGAAACCAGGACAAGGCTGTGATACGGTGATGGTGACATCAACAGCCCGGACTATAGATTTAGTAAGTGGCTATGTTCTCGATGATGCAGTATTATTGTTAGTTTCACCAAATCGCCGCGAATTTCTGCTGCAATGGTTAGACCGTTACATCTTCTTTGCTGATAAGGTGCAGTTAACAGATATTACAGAGGAAACTGCAACCTTCAGTATTATTGGGGCTGGTAGTGATGCGGTAATGGAAAAGTTAGGTGCTGGCGCAATTATTGATCAAGCATACGGCAATCACATTACCCTTGATGGGGGCGTTATCGTTGCTGTGGGTAGTGGTTTGGCTTCTCCTGGATATACATTAATTTTACCAGTAGACCAAAAGCAGCAAGTGTGGCAAAAAATTCTAGAACTAGGCGCGGTAGAATTGAGCGATCGCGCTTGGGATACCCTACGTATATTACAAGGAAGACCAGCACCAGATGCAGAATTAACTGATGATTACAATCCCTTGGAAGTAGGATTATGGCAGACTATTTCTTTTAACAAGGGTTGTTATATTGGGCAAGAAACTATCGCCAGATTAAATACATACAAAGGTGTCAAACAATATCTCTGGGGTATTCGCCTCAATGCCCCAGCACAAGTAGGTGATACTATTACTATTGGTGAGGAAAAAGCAGGTAAACTCACCAGTTATACAGAAACTCCCGATGGTCATTTTGGGCTAGGATATATTCGCTCTAAAGCTGGTGGTGTAGGTTTAAAAGTACAAGTAGGAAATGTTGAGGGAGAAATAGTAGAAATTCCTTTTGTTTCTCATGAGTATCCATAG
- a CDS encoding M14 family metallopeptidase, producing the protein MPDVRFDKYYRYEELTTILHGYAQEFPQLIKIDSIGKSYEGRDIWLLTVTNFATGADEEKPGLWVDGNIHAIELAPSSVCLYFLQTLVTAYGTHPDITRCLDSRVFYICPRVNPDGAELALADKPRFLRSSTRPYPHDDDYNEGLVMEDMDGDGRVLLMRIPDDNGAWKICPSEPRLLVRREPTETGGQYYRVLPEGWIENYDGVEIKVQRPKEGLDLNRNFPALWRQESEQPGSGPYPTSESEVRSLVQFVTTHHNITGAITFHTYSGVLIRPYTDRSDDEFPVNDIRTYQKIGDKGTEITGYPAISAFHDFRYNPKDCITGTFDDWAYEYQGLFAWTVEVWSPQRQAGITDYKYTDWQREHPLEDDLKLLRWNDEQLGGKGYVDWFPFEHPQLGKIELGGWDTMYAWANPPSDFLEKEIATFPEWLVWHLLISPRLEIYDASYQGLGNDLYRVRLVVQNTGWLPSYITQKALEKKLVRGCIFEIELPNGASLEVGKAQEELGQLEGRAYKPSTPTRRQSDPTSDRLKVEWVVRASLGTKVKLLARHQRAGVVRTELILV; encoded by the coding sequence ATGCCAGATGTTCGCTTTGATAAATATTACCGTTACGAGGAACTGACAACAATTCTGCATGGATATGCACAGGAGTTTCCTCAACTCATCAAGATTGATAGTATCGGTAAGAGTTATGAAGGTCGGGACATTTGGTTGTTAACAGTTACCAACTTTGCTACAGGTGCGGATGAAGAAAAACCAGGATTATGGGTTGATGGTAATATTCATGCGATTGAACTCGCACCTTCCAGCGTTTGTCTCTATTTTTTGCAAACTTTAGTTACAGCCTACGGTACACACCCAGATATTACTCGTTGTTTAGATAGTCGCGTTTTCTATATTTGTCCCCGCGTTAACCCCGATGGTGCGGAGTTGGCGTTAGCGGATAAACCAAGGTTTCTGCGTTCTTCTACCCGTCCCTATCCCCATGATGATGATTACAACGAGGGGTTAGTGATGGAAGATATGGATGGTGATGGTCGGGTTTTACTGATGCGTATTCCCGATGATAATGGAGCTTGGAAAATATGTCCTAGTGAACCGCGTTTATTGGTGCGTCGTGAACCTACAGAAACGGGTGGTCAATATTACCGGGTGTTACCGGAAGGATGGATAGAGAATTACGATGGGGTAGAAATTAAGGTACAGCGTCCCAAGGAAGGGCTAGATTTGAACCGCAATTTCCCAGCTTTGTGGCGACAAGAATCTGAGCAGCCTGGTTCTGGGCCTTATCCTACATCTGAATCGGAAGTGCGATCGCTCGTCCAATTTGTAACCACTCATCATAACATAACCGGGGCTATCACTTTTCATACTTATAGCGGCGTTCTCATCCGTCCTTACACAGATAGGAGTGATGATGAGTTTCCAGTCAATGACATCCGCACTTATCAAAAAATTGGTGACAAGGGTACAGAAATTACTGGCTATCCGGCTATCTCTGCGTTTCATGATTTCCGCTACAATCCCAAAGATTGTATTACAGGTACATTCGATGATTGGGCTTATGAGTATCAAGGTTTATTTGCTTGGACTGTAGAAGTGTGGAGTCCGCAGCGCCAAGCTGGAATTACTGATTACAAGTATACAGACTGGCAACGAGAACATCCTTTAGAAGATGACTTGAAATTATTGCGTTGGAATGATGAACAGCTTGGGGGTAAAGGTTATGTTGATTGGTTTCCTTTTGAACATCCCCAACTTGGTAAAATCGAATTGGGTGGATGGGATACCATGTATGCTTGGGCAAATCCACCTTCAGATTTTTTAGAGAAAGAGATAGCCACTTTTCCTGAGTGGTTGGTTTGGCATTTGTTAATCTCTCCGCGCTTGGAAATTTACGATGCTAGTTACCAAGGTTTGGGGAACGATTTGTATCGTGTGCGTTTAGTTGTGCAAAATACAGGTTGGCTACCTAGTTACATCACCCAGAAAGCTTTAGAGAAGAAACTTGTGCGGGGTTGTATTTTTGAGATTGAATTACCAAATGGCGCTAGTTTGGAAGTAGGTAAAGCACAAGAGGAACTAGGCCAATTAGAAGGGCGTGCTTACAAACCCTCAACCCCTACCAGAAGACAAAGTGATCCAACAAGCGATCGCCTCAAGGTAGAGTGGGTAGTACGAGCGTCTTTGGGTACAAAAGTAAAACTCTTAGCCCGTCATCAACGCGCTGGCGTTGTCCGTACTGAATTGATATTAGTTTAG
- a CDS encoding DUF952 domain-containing protein translates to MNTILHITKRQQWEQAKNIGIYRAESLETEGFIHCSNATQITKVANRFFQNQTEVILLFIDSDKVKSEIRYEMADGELFPHIYGELNLDSVYQVIDFEPGEDGLFELQ, encoded by the coding sequence ATGAATACCATCCTCCACATTACCAAACGCCAACAATGGGAACAAGCCAAAAATATTGGTATTTATCGTGCTGAATCACTTGAGACTGAGGGATTTATTCACTGTTCTAACGCAACGCAAATAACTAAGGTTGCTAATAGATTTTTTCAGAATCAAACAGAAGTCATATTACTTTTTATAGATTCTGATAAAGTTAAATCTGAAATCCGTTATGAGATGGCTGATGGAGAATTGTTTCCTCACATTTATGGTGAATTAAATCTTGATTCTGTGTATCAAGTGATTGACTTTGAGCCAGGAGAAGATGGGTTGTTTGAGTTGCAATGA